A genomic window from Candidatus Binatia bacterium includes:
- a CDS encoding SDR family NAD(P)-dependent oxidoreductase: MSESKAGVCVVTGVGPGTGAALCRRFAKGGYAVAMLARSEERLRELESEVAGSRAYPTDVTDPDAIRATFEKIRKEMGPIQVLLHNAGNASFGDFSTISEDQFEAAWRINSLALLVCGQEAARDMVEQGSGAILVTGATASLRGGEMFAAFAPAKAAQRSLAQSMARHLGAKGVHVAYVVVDGVIDMPTTRQFMPDRPDEKFLAPASIAETFFQVAHQEKSAWTFELDVRPYGESW; the protein is encoded by the coding sequence GTGTCGGAATCGAAAGCGGGAGTCTGTGTCGTTACGGGTGTCGGGCCGGGGACGGGAGCGGCGTTGTGTCGTCGTTTCGCCAAAGGAGGGTACGCCGTTGCGATGCTCGCGCGGTCGGAGGAGCGGCTCCGGGAGCTCGAGTCCGAGGTCGCGGGCAGCCGGGCGTACCCTACCGACGTGACGGATCCCGATGCGATCCGCGCGACGTTCGAGAAGATCCGCAAGGAGATGGGACCGATCCAGGTTCTCCTCCACAACGCGGGCAACGCGAGCTTCGGTGACTTCTCGACGATCAGCGAGGACCAGTTCGAGGCGGCGTGGCGGATCAACAGCCTCGCTCTGCTCGTGTGTGGCCAAGAAGCGGCCCGGGACATGGTCGAGCAAGGAAGTGGTGCGATCCTAGTCACGGGTGCCACCGCGTCACTGCGCGGGGGTGAGATGTTCGCGGCCTTCGCGCCCGCCAAGGCCGCGCAGCGTTCTCTCGCACAGTCGATGGCGCGTCACCTCGGCGCGAAGGGAGTGCACGTCGCGTACGTGGTGGTCGACGGCGTCATCGACATGCCGACGACGCGCCAGTTCATGCCGGATCGTCCCGACGAGAAATTCCTCGCACCCGCCTCGATCGCCGAGACGTTCTTTCAGGTCGCTCACCAGGAGAAGTCGGCCTGGACGTTCGAGCTCGACGTCCGACCGTACGGCGAGAGCTGGTAA
- a CDS encoding PaaI family thioesterase, whose translation MELTEELKGKLKKSLATGIPAVARTGIEVVEIDKGYVKMKMPFEPNINHVQIMYAGSLFTLAELPGGAIFATSFDATRFYPIVRDMSIRFRRPAKTDITVEVRLDPKDAAEIAERAERDGKADYEWECELKDETGEVVAITKNIYQLRRIGS comes from the coding sequence ATGGAACTCACCGAAGAATTGAAGGGCAAGCTCAAGAAGTCCCTCGCCACCGGCATCCCCGCCGTCGCCCGCACCGGCATCGAGGTCGTGGAGATCGACAAGGGCTACGTGAAAATGAAGATGCCCTTCGAACCGAACATCAACCACGTCCAGATCATGTACGCGGGCTCCCTGTTCACGTTGGCCGAGCTGCCCGGGGGCGCGATCTTCGCGACGTCCTTCGACGCAACGCGCTTCTACCCGATCGTGAGGGACATGAGCATCCGCTTCCGTCGCCCAGCCAAGACCGACATTACGGTCGAGGTCCGGCTCGATCCGAAGGACGCCGCCGAAATTGCCGAACGAGCCGAGCGCGACGGCAAGGCCGACTACGAGTGGGAGTGCGAACTCAAGGACGAAACCGGCGAGGTCGTGGCGATCACGAAAAACATCTACCAGCTCCGGCGCATCGGGAGCTAG
- a CDS encoding TetR/AcrR family transcriptional regulator, which produces MTDESTAATSATGTAGERRRRQFIEIAQQLIVEGGVEAVRVPRVAEMAGCGRTLFYRYFPRREDLLMAVLTEYYRQMGALSAELIDEGIRGFVETPEGKIPPASRALTALIWEGLDLMGPAGLILRSTPNLGREIKDHAKTFRQEYDVRWHQPLRAIGMTKLEADVAMEAGLYLLNTLHARVRAGEVEREEAIDVWLRVLSTVTRGLRSNR; this is translated from the coding sequence ATGACCGACGAATCCACCGCAGCGACAAGCGCAACTGGGACCGCCGGCGAACGCCGACGGAGGCAATTCATCGAGATCGCGCAACAACTGATCGTCGAGGGAGGTGTCGAGGCGGTCCGTGTCCCCCGCGTCGCCGAGATGGCGGGCTGCGGACGGACGCTCTTCTACCGGTACTTCCCGCGTCGCGAGGATCTCCTCATGGCGGTTCTCACCGAGTACTACCGGCAGATGGGAGCCCTCTCGGCTGAGCTGATCGACGAGGGCATACGAGGGTTCGTCGAAACTCCGGAAGGCAAGATCCCGCCTGCCTCGCGGGCGCTGACGGCTTTGATCTGGGAGGGCCTCGACCTGATGGGTCCAGCGGGCCTCATCCTTCGGTCGACTCCGAACCTCGGCCGCGAGATCAAAGACCACGCAAAGACGTTTCGTCAGGAGTACGACGTGCGCTGGCACCAGCCCCTGCGAGCCATCGGCATGACGAAACTCGAGGCGGACGTGGCAATGGAAGCCGGTCTGTATCTCCTCAACACCCTCCACGCGCGCGTGCGCGCCGGCGAGGTCGAGCGCGAAGAAGCCATCGACGTGTGGCTGCGCGTGCTCTCCACGGTGACCCGCGGACTACGGTCGAACCGCTAG
- a CDS encoding DoxX family protein — MQKVYGALTGLVCVSWGASGIMGLTGAEQIMEGLAALGYPAYVATILGVWKLRAAVVLLAPGLPLIKEWCYSGLFFDLTGALASHLSERGRASGSAAAADRSGARDRVLCPPAGGPLAGLARGGLPGC, encoded by the coding sequence ATGCAAAAGGTTTACGGGGCCCTGACCGGGCTCGTCTGTGTCTCCTGGGGTGCTTCGGGCATCATGGGTCTGACGGGAGCCGAGCAGATCATGGAGGGCCTGGCCGCCCTCGGATATCCGGCCTACGTCGCGACGATTCTGGGTGTCTGGAAGCTCCGGGCGGCGGTGGTGCTGCTCGCGCCCGGTCTCCCCCTGATCAAAGAATGGTGCTATTCTGGGCTGTTTTTCGACCTCACGGGGGCTCTCGCCTCCCACCTATCTGAACGGGGACGCGCCAGCGGATCTGCTGCCGCGGCTGATCGTTCTGGCGCTCGTGACCGGGTCCTATGCCCTCCGGCCGGCGGACCGCTGGCTGGTCTGGCGAGGGGCGGACTACCCGGTTGCTGA
- a CDS encoding thioredoxin domain-containing protein → MKLTFRSTAIAACAGLMVAALSFTPAAAQGDRNAKILGNLKLNMPQLGDMTPEMGAITPSGIEGLDQGSFTVRGRPYTFLVTSDDKKLWLLQGDAMDVSKGEAEIKVALAKREEEKKKEAAERTQKLAASLEGRPFRGKADAEVTIVEFSDFQCPYCTRGANTVDQILEKYPDDVKFVFQHFPLNFHPWAKPAAIAANCAGNQDQEAFWVLHDAYFKNQKALKPENVVANSKDYLKGSKVDVAVWEKCAGDTNSAEYKAEAAKVDADMKFGQSMGVSGTPGFFVNGEFLNGAQPITAFVPLIEKAKQSGS, encoded by the coding sequence ATGAAGCTCACGTTTCGTTCGACGGCTATCGCCGCGTGCGCTGGCCTGATGGTCGCTGCGCTGTCGTTTACTCCGGCTGCTGCCCAGGGGGATCGCAACGCGAAGATCCTCGGAAATCTGAAACTCAACATGCCTCAGCTGGGGGACATGACCCCGGAGATGGGCGCCATCACCCCGAGTGGGATCGAAGGCCTCGACCAGGGTTCGTTCACCGTGCGTGGCCGCCCGTACACCTTCCTCGTCACCTCCGACGACAAGAAGCTGTGGCTCCTCCAAGGCGACGCCATGGACGTGAGTAAGGGTGAGGCAGAGATCAAGGTCGCGCTCGCAAAGCGCGAGGAGGAGAAGAAGAAGGAAGCCGCCGAGCGCACCCAGAAGCTCGCTGCTTCGCTCGAGGGCCGTCCGTTCCGGGGCAAGGCCGACGCGGAGGTCACGATCGTCGAGTTCTCCGACTTCCAATGCCCGTACTGTACGCGCGGTGCCAACACGGTCGACCAGATCCTCGAGAAGTACCCGGACGACGTGAAGTTCGTCTTCCAGCACTTCCCGCTGAACTTCCACCCGTGGGCCAAGCCCGCCGCAATCGCTGCGAACTGCGCGGGCAACCAGGACCAGGAAGCGTTCTGGGTTCTGCACGACGCCTACTTCAAGAACCAGAAGGCGCTCAAGCCCGAGAACGTCGTGGCCAACAGCAAGGATTACTTGAAGGGCAGCAAGGTCGACGTTGCTGTCTGGGAGAAGTGCGCGGGCGACACGAACTCGGCCGAGTACAAAGCCGAGGCCGCCAAGGTCGATGCGGACATGAAGTTCGGCCAGTCCATGGGCGTCTCCGGGACGCCGGGCTTCTTTGTGAACGGCGAGTTCCTGAACGGGGCGCAGCCGATCACCGCGTTCGTTCCGCTGATCGAGAAGGCGAAGCAGTCCGGCTCCTGA